The following nucleotide sequence is from bacterium.
GCCGTGGCCGGTCGCCGCCATATGGCGCGCCGCGAGCTGGGTCCCGGCGAGCACGGTCTTCAGGTTGAGGCGCAGCAGCGCGTCCCAGCCCTTCTCACCGCTCTCGAGGAACGGCTGGTGGAACGTCCCGCCTGCGTTGTTGACCATGACGTGGAGCGCGCCGAAACGGGCGACGGTGGCGTCGAGCGCCGCGTGCAGGGCGTCGCCGTCTCGGACGTCGACCGGGATCGCGATCGCCGTGCCGCCCGCTGCGCCGATGGCGTCGGCGGTGCGCGTCGCGGTGGCGGGGTCGCGCTCGAGCACGACGACGGCAGCGCCGAACGCCGCGAAGGCGCGGGCGATGCCGGCGCCGATCCCGGCCCCCGCACCGGTGATGGCGGCGACGCGGCCGGCGAGCGAGACGGCGGTGGGATCGAGCGCGCCGGGCATCGCTAGTTCGCCGTGTAGCCGACCAGCACGCGCTCGCCGCTCTTGAAGCCTTCCTCGAAGCCCTTGGCGTGGTTCGCCCATCCCGCGGGGTACTTCTTCGCGAAGGCCTCCATGAGCTGCTTCTCGACGGCGGGGTTCTTCACGAGGGCGCCCGTCGCCTCGAACGCCGTGCCGCTCGGGTTGCCGATGGCGATGCGCGCTTTCGTGCGCCCGGCCTGGATGCGCTTCACCCGCCACGACGTCGGCCGCGTGCCGACGTAGACCGTGTCGCCGTCGACGAAGAACCAGATCTCCGACGGCAGCGACCAGCCGCCGCCCTTCCGCTCGGACTGGATGTAGACGTACTGGGCCCGCTCGAGCTTGTCGTGCAGGGCGGGGGTGAGCCCGGCCAGGGCGGGCAGGGCGACGAGGAAGGCGGCCAGCAGGGAGAGGCGCAGCGCACGCGGCATGCAGGCACCCTAGCCATCGCCCTCCGAGCCCAGCAAGGCCCCGTGCTTGACCCTCAAGGGGATCGCGGGCAGGCAGGGACGGTCGCCCATCTCGAAAGGAGACTCTCGATGCGCACCCGTTTCCTCGCCCTGGCCGCCGTGCTCGGGCTCGCCGCCGCCGTCGGGCCCGTCCTGGCCCAGCAGGCCGGCCTCGATACGGACAAGATCGTCAAGTACTACCGCAAGAAGAAGAACGTGCCCCCGTCCGTGAACATCACGGTGAAGGACGTGAAGGACGCGCCGCTCAGCGGTGCGAAGCAGGGCACCCTCGAGATGGGCACCGCGCCGCAGGTTCGCACCGAGCAGTTCATCGCGTCGGCCGACGGCAAGTACGTCATCTTCGGCACCATCGAGGACGTCACGGTCGATCCGTCGAAGGCGGTGATGGCGAAGATCGACCTGAAGGACCGTCCGTTCCTCGGGCCGAAGGACGCGAAGGTCACCATCGTCGAGTACACCGACTACCAGTGCCCTTTCTGTCTGCGCGGCTACACCACGCTCGAGGAGAACGTCCTCAAGGACTACGACGGCAAGGTGAAGCTCTACGTGAAGAGCTTTCCGCTCGCCTTCCATCCGTGGGCCGAGCCGGCGTCGATCGCGCAGGAGTGCG
It contains:
- a CDS encoding glucose 1-dehydrogenase, whose product is MPGALDPTAVSLAGRVAAITGAGAGIGAGIARAFAAFGAAVVVLERDPATATRTADAIGAAGGTAIAIPVDVRDGDALHAALDATVARFGALHVMVNNAGGTFHQPFLESGEKGWDALLRLNLKTVLAGTQLAARHMAATGHGGSIVNVVTIEAMRAAPGYAAYAAAKAGVVSFTRTAAVELGPHGIRVNALAPDICLTEGLAAMVPAEEQARWPHMIPLGRAGSPDDLAGAAVFLASDLARYVTGVTLHVDGGTHAAGGWWREPADEQWLLGPPRRRA
- a CDS encoding thioredoxin domain-containing protein → MRTRFLALAAVLGLAAAVGPVLAQQAGLDTDKIVKYYRKKKNVPPSVNITVKDVKDAPLSGAKQGTLEMGTAPQVRTEQFIASADGKYVIFGTIEDVTVDPSKAVMAKIDLKDRPFLGPKDAKVTIVEYTDYQCPFCLRGYTTLEENVLKDYDGKVKLYVKSFPLAFHPWAEPASIAQECALQQGKTDAYWKLYHSYFEKQKDFTPQNVKEKSWEILAPMGVDKAKWDDCYDNKKTQALVKAQMAEGQALGITGTPSFVINGRLLVGAQPFEQFKAVIDDELANAK